One Thalassotalea atypica DNA window includes the following coding sequences:
- the rluF gene encoding 23S rRNA pseudouridine(2604) synthase RluF, protein MENSNAKRLNKFISESGYCSRREADKLIEQQRVTINDKVPELGTKVMPGDVVKVNGRAISASAKNKSDRIYIAYHKPIGITCTTERHVKGNIIDAINHKERIFPIGRLDKPSEGLIFLTSDGDIVNKILRAENAHDKEYIVTVDKPISERFITRMSKGVPILGTITEPCRVTMQSKFVFKIILTQGLNRQIRRMCEFLGYEVTKLKRTRIMNIDLTGLRPGQWRDMTKQELNDINTAVASSRKTSAKVDAEQNRIDKLNQKNEVKPTETPSKKAPVNKGPVRYTPAGKAPTSGKVSSKKTSNNTLTLGKKKKI, encoded by the coding sequence GTGGAAAACAGCAACGCAAAGAGGCTTAACAAATTCATCAGTGAGTCTGGTTATTGCTCTCGCCGAGAGGCGGATAAACTGATTGAACAACAACGCGTCACCATTAACGACAAAGTACCTGAACTGGGCACCAAAGTAATGCCAGGCGACGTTGTTAAAGTAAATGGCCGTGCTATTTCAGCCAGTGCGAAAAACAAGTCTGACAGAATTTATATTGCGTACCATAAACCTATCGGTATCACTTGCACGACTGAGCGTCATGTCAAAGGCAACATCATCGATGCTATTAATCATAAAGAGCGCATTTTTCCGATCGGGCGTTTAGATAAACCCTCAGAAGGTTTAATTTTCCTAACCAGTGACGGCGATATTGTTAACAAGATCCTCCGTGCTGAAAATGCCCACGATAAAGAATATATCGTCACTGTTGATAAACCCATCAGCGAACGTTTTATTACCCGTATGTCCAAAGGTGTGCCTATTCTTGGCACCATTACAGAACCATGTCGGGTAACAATGCAAAGCAAATTTGTGTTTAAAATTATTTTAACCCAAGGACTCAATCGCCAAATTCGCCGTATGTGTGAGTTCCTTGGTTATGAAGTGACAAAGTTAAAACGTACTCGGATCATGAATATCGACTTAACAGGGCTAAGGCCGGGCCAATGGCGTGACATGACCAAACAAGAGCTCAATGATATCAATACCGCGGTCGCATCGTCACGTAAAACCTCAGCCAAGGTAGATGCAGAGCAAAATCGCATTGACAAGCTTAACCAGAAAAATGAAGTAAAGCCGACTGAAACACCTTCCAAGAAAGCCCCTGTAAATAAAGGGCCTGTTCGTTACACTCCAGCAGGTAAAGCACCAACATCTGGGAAAGTCAGCTCAAAGAAAACAAGTAATAACACCTTGACTTTAGGCAAGAAAAAGAAAATATAG
- the uvrA gene encoding excinuclease ABC subunit UvrA, which produces MQYIDVRGARTHNLKNINLEIPRDKLIVITGLSGSGKSSLAFDTLYAEGQRRYVESLSAYARQFLSLMEKPDVDHIEGLSPAISIEQKSTSHNPRSTVGTITEIYDYLRLLYARVGEPRCPEHKQPLAAQTVSQMVDKVLALEEGTKVMILAPVLQNRKGEHVKLLDNLAAQGYIRARIDGEVCDLSDPPTLELHKKHTIEVVVDRLKVREDIQLRLSESFETALGLTAGTAKVAFMDEPDKGELIFSANFACPHCGYSMQELEPRLFSFNNPAGACQTCDGLGIQQFFDPSRVITNPELSLSGGAIRGWDKRNFYYFQMLQALADHYGFTLETAFEALDDDIQNYVLYGSGKQKIEFKYMNDRGDVIVRNHPFEGILNNMQRRYKETESNAVREELSKYLNSQHCPDCEGSRLRLEARNVFIDDRPLNHIAELSIFDALSFFEGLNLEGQKAQIAEKILKEINERLGFLVNVGLNYLNLSRSADTLSGGEAQRIRLASQIGAGLVGVMYVLDEPSIGLHQRDNERLLGTLTHLRDLGNTVIVVEHDEDAIRAADYVIDIGPGAGVHGGEIIAQGTMEDILKSEHSLTGKYLSGREEISVPKKRTPFDKKEVVTLKGATGNNLKNVDLHIPLGLMTCITGVSGSGKSTLINDTLYKIAHTELNGATTQEPSPYKSIKGLDKLDKVIDIDQSPIGRTPRSNPATYTGIFTAVRDIFSATQEARSRGYKPGRFSFNVKGGRCEACQGDGVIKVEMHFLPDVYVPCDECKGKRYNRETLEVKYKGQNIHEVLDMTIEDALEFFNAIPAVKRKLQTLMDVGLSYIKLGQSATTLSGGEAQRVKLSKELSKRDTGQTLYILDEPTTGLHFHDIKQLLQVIHRLRDHGNTIVVIEHNLDVVKTADWIVDLGPEGGAGGGEILVTGTPEKVAEHQASHTARFLKPLLVKK; this is translated from the coding sequence ATGCAATACATTGACGTTAGAGGCGCCAGAACACACAACTTAAAGAATATTAACCTCGAAATACCACGAGATAAGTTGATTGTGATCACTGGTTTATCAGGCTCTGGTAAATCTTCATTAGCCTTTGATACACTTTACGCTGAAGGTCAACGACGCTATGTTGAATCGCTTTCTGCTTATGCTCGTCAATTCTTGTCTCTGATGGAAAAGCCAGACGTGGACCACATTGAGGGACTTTCTCCGGCCATTTCGATTGAACAAAAATCAACTTCGCACAACCCGCGCTCAACCGTTGGCACTATAACGGAAATATACGATTATTTACGTTTGTTATATGCACGTGTCGGTGAACCTCGGTGCCCAGAGCATAAACAGCCGCTTGCTGCACAAACTGTGTCTCAAATGGTTGACAAAGTACTTGCCCTAGAAGAAGGCACGAAAGTGATGATCTTGGCGCCAGTATTGCAAAACCGAAAAGGTGAACACGTAAAATTGTTGGATAACCTTGCCGCACAAGGTTATATCCGCGCTCGGATTGATGGTGAAGTATGTGACCTATCCGATCCTCCGACATTAGAATTACATAAAAAGCATACTATTGAAGTGGTGGTAGATCGCTTAAAGGTACGTGAAGACATTCAACTGCGTTTATCAGAATCATTTGAAACGGCATTAGGCCTCACTGCAGGTACGGCTAAAGTCGCTTTCATGGATGAGCCAGACAAAGGAGAGCTGATTTTCTCAGCAAACTTTGCCTGTCCACATTGTGGCTATAGTATGCAAGAGCTAGAGCCAAGATTGTTCTCTTTCAATAACCCAGCAGGTGCTTGCCAAACATGTGATGGCTTAGGTATTCAACAGTTTTTTGACCCTTCTCGAGTGATCACGAATCCTGAGCTTAGTTTGAGTGGTGGTGCAATTCGTGGTTGGGATAAGCGAAATTTTTATTATTTTCAAATGCTACAGGCCTTGGCTGATCATTACGGCTTTACCTTAGAAACGGCGTTTGAAGCACTCGATGATGACATACAAAACTATGTGCTTTACGGTAGCGGCAAACAAAAAATAGAATTTAAATACATGAATGACCGCGGTGACGTGATTGTTCGAAATCATCCGTTTGAAGGTATTTTGAACAACATGCAGCGCCGGTACAAAGAAACGGAATCAAATGCTGTTCGTGAAGAGTTATCAAAATATTTAAATAGTCAGCATTGTCCTGACTGTGAAGGAAGCCGTCTTCGTCTTGAAGCGCGTAATGTTTTTATCGATGATAGACCATTGAACCACATTGCTGAGCTATCAATATTTGATGCCTTGTCATTTTTTGAAGGGTTAAACCTTGAAGGGCAAAAAGCGCAAATAGCAGAAAAAATCTTAAAAGAAATCAATGAACGGTTAGGCTTCTTGGTCAATGTCGGTCTTAATTACCTTAACCTTTCACGCAGTGCTGATACTTTGTCTGGTGGTGAAGCACAACGTATCAGACTGGCCAGCCAAATAGGTGCGGGTCTTGTAGGCGTCATGTACGTACTTGATGAGCCTTCAATTGGTTTGCATCAGCGCGACAATGAAAGATTACTCGGTACGCTGACGCACTTACGTGATCTAGGCAATACTGTGATTGTTGTTGAGCATGATGAAGATGCGATTCGCGCAGCGGATTACGTCATCGATATAGGCCCAGGTGCAGGTGTGCATGGGGGCGAAATTATTGCGCAAGGTACTATGGAAGATATCTTGAAAAGTGAGCATTCACTTACGGGTAAGTATTTATCAGGTAGAGAAGAGATTTCAGTGCCTAAAAAGAGAACTCCGTTTGATAAAAAAGAAGTGGTGACGCTAAAAGGAGCAACAGGCAATAACCTGAAGAATGTTGATTTACATATTCCACTAGGGTTAATGACCTGTATTACTGGTGTTTCAGGCTCGGGTAAATCAACACTGATTAATGACACGCTTTACAAAATTGCTCACACAGAATTAAACGGCGCAACTACACAAGAGCCGTCGCCTTATAAGTCAATTAAAGGTTTAGACAAGCTCGATAAAGTGATTGATATTGATCAAAGCCCTATTGGGCGAACGCCACGTTCTAACCCAGCTACGTACACAGGTATATTTACCGCTGTGCGTGATATTTTCTCCGCGACACAAGAAGCCCGTTCTCGCGGGTATAAACCCGGACGCTTTAGCTTTAATGTCAAAGGTGGCCGCTGTGAAGCGTGCCAAGGTGATGGTGTGATCAAGGTGGAAATGCACTTCTTGCCGGATGTATATGTACCATGTGATGAATGTAAGGGTAAGCGCTATAACCGTGAAACCTTGGAAGTTAAATACAAAGGGCAGAACATTCACGAAGTGTTGGACATGACCATTGAAGATGCACTTGAATTTTTCAATGCCATCCCTGCGGTGAAGCGTAAATTGCAAACTTTGATGGATGTTGGCCTGAGTTATATTAAGTTGGGTCAGTCAGCGACGACACTTTCCGGTGGTGAAGCCCAGCGAGTGAAATTGTCAAAAGAGCTATCTAAACGCGATACAGGACAAACGCTATATATCCTTGATGAGCCGACCACAGGTCTACACTTCCATGACATTAAACAATTGCTGCAAGTTATTCATCGCTTGCGTGATCACGGCAACACCATCGTTGTAATTGAGCATAACCTTGATGTCGTTAAAACGGCCGATTGGATTGTAGACCTAGGTCCTGAGGGCGGTGCAGGTGGTGGAGAAATTTTGGTGACAGGGACACCTGAAAAAGTGGCAGAACATCAAGCGTCACATACCGCGCGATTCCTAAAACCACTGTTAGTGAAAAAGTAA
- a CDS encoding transcription elongation factor GreAB, giving the protein MNKKILIEQLQNQLLSLLEEAELAATNARLAATDEQSKAETQYDSLAIESGFLAEGQSRRIDELRKSINTLNSLKVGESRQVEIGALVYLEDDNSQVKLFFILPVGAGHQLSLVKEMVTVITPDAPLSSSLKGCIVDDEVRLQMGAKENFYTVIDIK; this is encoded by the coding sequence ATGAATAAAAAGATACTTATTGAGCAATTACAAAATCAATTGCTGTCGTTGCTTGAAGAAGCTGAGCTTGCCGCTACAAATGCTCGACTTGCAGCAACTGATGAGCAGTCCAAAGCGGAAACCCAATACGATAGCTTAGCGATTGAATCTGGCTTTTTGGCGGAAGGCCAATCTCGACGAATTGACGAATTGCGTAAGAGCATTAATACCTTGAATTCGCTTAAAGTGGGTGAAAGTCGTCAGGTAGAAATCGGCGCTTTGGTTTATTTGGAAGATGATAATAGTCAGGTTAAACTGTTCTTTATTTTACCTGTTGGTGCAGGACATCAACTCTCATTGGTAAAAGAAATGGTAACGGTAATAACGCCAGATGCGCCGCTGTCGTCGTCTCTAAAGGGCTGTATTGTCGATGATGAAGTACGCCTGCAAATGGGAGCAAAAGAGAACTTCTATACGGTGATTGATATCAAGTAA
- a CDS encoding lytic transglycosylase domain-containing protein yields MSGLNKTFCLAMMFSLLSVQTLASNTDRNSQVFKYQSKTGVTSFSDIEPIDMYYEVIKAGCYACRVSSQVDWYNTKLYPEQYFDEIEYASHLYQVDANLIRAIIHAESHFRKDVISKQGALGLMQLMPETAKELGVRNPFIAEQNIRGGTKHLAKLFKKYYGDIRLVAAAYNSGEGTVKKYNGVPPYPETKVYIERVEILHKRYRQSI; encoded by the coding sequence ATGTCTGGTTTAAATAAAACATTTTGCTTAGCGATGATGTTCTCGCTTCTTTCTGTTCAAACACTAGCGAGCAATACTGATAGAAACAGCCAAGTCTTTAAATATCAGTCTAAGACGGGCGTCACCTCCTTTTCAGATATTGAACCTATTGATATGTACTATGAAGTAATCAAAGCGGGGTGTTACGCTTGTCGAGTGAGTTCACAAGTGGATTGGTACAACACCAAGCTCTATCCGGAACAATACTTTGATGAAATTGAATATGCATCCCATTTATATCAAGTTGATGCCAATTTAATACGGGCGATTATTCATGCAGAATCTCATTTTCGTAAAGACGTTATCTCTAAACAAGGCGCGTTAGGGTTAATGCAGCTTATGCCTGAAACAGCAAAAGAATTGGGGGTGAGAAACCCTTTTATTGCTGAGCAAAATATCAGGGGCGGGACGAAACACTTAGCCAAGCTATTCAAAAAATATTATGGAGATATTCGACTTGTTGCCGCCGCTTATAATTCCGGTGAGGGAACTGTTAAGAAGTATAATGGTGTGCCGCCGTATCCTGAAACGAAGGTGTATATTGAACGTGTTGAAATTCTCCACAAAAGATACCGACAATCAATTTAA
- a CDS encoding trimeric intracellular cation channel family protein encodes MSELLFWLDIFGIIVFALSGALMAGRYQLDPFGVIVLASVTAIGGGTIRDIILNTPVFWVEQTYYLWIISATALLTIVFIRRPKRIPKRFLMIADAFGLALFAVLGTEKAISLGTSYTAAVVLGTITGVAGGMIRDVLCNVIPMILRQEIYATAAALGGALFVLMVHLQVPEYISIIVAVSSALTLRLAAIYWQVSLPAFQILEQSDKD; translated from the coding sequence ATGAGTGAGTTGCTCTTCTGGCTCGATATTTTCGGCATCATTGTTTTTGCGCTATCCGGCGCATTAATGGCTGGCCGATATCAACTCGATCCGTTTGGTGTAATTGTGCTTGCCTCGGTCACGGCAATTGGTGGTGGGACAATCCGAGACATTATTTTAAATACGCCAGTATTCTGGGTTGAACAAACCTATTACTTGTGGATTATTTCAGCAACCGCATTACTAACTATTGTCTTTATTCGTCGCCCAAAACGGATCCCGAAACGATTTTTAATGATAGCCGATGCTTTTGGGCTCGCTTTATTCGCTGTACTCGGTACAGAAAAAGCGATCAGCCTAGGAACCTCTTACACGGCTGCCGTTGTGCTTGGCACCATCACAGGCGTAGCGGGCGGGATGATACGAGATGTGTTATGCAACGTAATCCCGATGATATTGCGACAAGAAATTTACGCGACTGCAGCTGCATTGGGAGGAGCGTTGTTTGTATTGATGGTGCATTTGCAAGTACCAGAATACATCTCGATTATTGTCGCGGTTAGTAGTGCGTTGACATTAAGACTTGCGGCAATTTACTGGCAAGTATCACTACCTGCCTTTCAAATATTAGAGCAATCAGATAAAGACTAA
- a CDS encoding MFS transporter produces MSATGLNSLEKKAAFSLATVFGLRMLGLFMILPVFAIYGPELKGYSPIWLGLAIGAYGLTQALLQIPMGILSDKFGRKPIILAGLVVFMIGSIVAAMSDTIYGVVLGRAMQGMGAIAAAILALAADLTREEQRPKVMATIGMFIGLSFTVALVIGPVITKSFGLSGLFWFTAILTVLAMLLIQFMVPNSVNKAPKGDNVAMLDQLSNLFTHPQLFRLNVGVFTLHMVLTACFIYLPLKLIDSGLLLENHWQLYLPALFGSFFLMVPFMIIGMKKQKEKEMFAGAIALLALTLALFSQLPNNLTTLVVLIVMFFAAFNYLEATMPSILSRIAPAGVKGSAMGIFSSSQFLGAFVGGALGGALSSSYGESGVFVVMACCAVVWLLIALGMKRQTKSKSFSFTTAFASEQQADDAAEKLINMPGVVEATLVHSEAVAYLKLDDKQADILQIKALLNP; encoded by the coding sequence ATGAGTGCCACTGGATTAAATTCTCTTGAAAAGAAAGCCGCTTTTTCTCTAGCAACCGTGTTTGGTTTGCGTATGCTCGGCTTATTCATGATCCTACCTGTATTTGCCATCTATGGGCCCGAGCTTAAAGGTTACTCCCCGATTTGGTTAGGGCTAGCCATTGGCGCTTATGGTTTGACCCAAGCCCTATTGCAAATCCCCATGGGGATATTGTCTGATAAGTTTGGCCGAAAGCCGATTATCTTGGCGGGTCTTGTCGTTTTTATGATAGGTAGTATTGTTGCGGCAATGTCAGACACCATCTACGGCGTGGTATTAGGTCGAGCAATGCAAGGAATGGGCGCAATAGCAGCAGCAATATTAGCGCTTGCCGCAGACCTAACCCGTGAAGAGCAACGTCCCAAAGTTATGGCAACAATTGGTATGTTTATCGGTTTGTCCTTCACCGTTGCACTCGTTATTGGCCCCGTGATTACCAAAAGTTTTGGTTTAAGTGGCTTGTTTTGGTTTACCGCCATATTGACTGTGCTAGCGATGTTGCTGATTCAGTTTATGGTGCCCAACTCTGTTAATAAAGCGCCAAAAGGCGATAATGTGGCCATGCTTGATCAGCTCAGTAATTTATTCACTCACCCACAACTGTTTCGTCTCAATGTGGGTGTGTTTACTTTGCATATGGTGCTTACCGCTTGTTTTATCTATTTGCCTCTCAAATTAATTGATAGTGGTTTATTGCTTGAGAATCATTGGCAGCTGTATTTACCCGCTCTTTTTGGCTCTTTCTTTTTGATGGTGCCGTTTATGATAATTGGGATGAAAAAACAAAAAGAAAAAGAAATGTTTGCAGGCGCCATCGCTTTGCTTGCCTTGACGTTAGCCCTGTTCTCACAGCTACCGAATAATCTAACTACCTTAGTTGTTTTGATTGTCATGTTTTTTGCTGCCTTTAATTATTTGGAAGCTACGATGCCTTCGATACTTTCGCGTATCGCGCCAGCAGGCGTCAAAGGCAGCGCAATGGGGATTTTCTCAAGCAGCCAGTTTCTAGGAGCCTTCGTTGGTGGTGCCTTGGGTGGGGCATTATCAAGTAGCTATGGAGAATCCGGCGTGTTTGTCGTGATGGCATGTTGTGCTGTAGTTTGGTTATTGATCGCCTTAGGCATGAAGCGCCAAACAAAGTCAAAGAGCTTTAGTTTCACTACTGCCTTTGCTTCTGAGCAGCAAGCCGATGACGCAGCGGAAAAACTGATCAATATGCCGGGCGTTGTAGAGGCGACTTTGGTACATTCAGAGGCGGTCGCCTATTTAAAGCTGGACGACAAACAAGCAGATATTTTGCAAATTAAAGCATTGTTAAATCCATAA
- a CDS encoding FMN-binding negative transcriptional regulator — MHVPEKWNIEDSKKAIRLIDNFGFATLVTTDLNASPLPLIYDERTNSIVGHFARNNSQSKFASGDKAVAIFNGPHHYISPSWYDKAPAVPTWNYVSVHVHGALTPLSNEQTIASLNALMKKYEPELLQRRDIVTPEIQEKLLKGIVGFSLSIDDIQAKAKLGQHRSIDDQQGVLKALTKLDTPESQSLLNIMKQLSL, encoded by the coding sequence ATGCACGTCCCGGAGAAATGGAATATTGAAGACTCAAAAAAGGCCATTCGTTTAATAGATAACTTTGGCTTTGCCACGCTCGTGACCACGGATTTAAATGCAAGCCCCTTACCACTGATTTACGATGAAAGAACCAACTCGATTGTTGGCCATTTTGCTCGCAACAATTCACAAAGCAAATTTGCATCCGGTGATAAAGCCGTCGCTATTTTTAATGGGCCTCACCATTACATTTCACCGAGCTGGTATGACAAAGCGCCAGCGGTTCCTACATGGAATTATGTTAGTGTCCATGTTCATGGAGCATTAACACCTTTATCAAATGAGCAAACCATTGCCAGCCTCAATGCATTGATGAAAAAATACGAGCCTGAGCTTTTACAACGTCGCGATATTGTTACTCCAGAAATTCAAGAAAAATTACTTAAAGGTATCGTTGGTTTTAGTTTATCCATTGATGATATCCAAGCGAAAGCGAAGCTTGGGCAGCATCGTTCAATAGATGATCAACAAGGCGTGCTAAAAGCGTTAACCAAGTTAGATACGCCAGAAAGCCAATCATTGTTAAATATAATGAAACAACTAAGCCTGTAA
- a CDS encoding ribonuclease E inhibitor RraB: MTFPNDETGQVLAEMADAGIDLTVIHDVVFFHLFENKADAEAMLAHLTDTAPDMVVTLQPDETPNVWDVDCKVKMTPSYDGIVAQEAEFEQLAQKFKGYNDGWGIEA, translated from the coding sequence ATGACATTTCCAAATGATGAAACAGGACAAGTGTTGGCTGAAATGGCTGATGCTGGTATTGATCTAACCGTAATTCACGATGTTGTGTTTTTTCATCTTTTTGAAAACAAAGCTGATGCTGAGGCAATGCTTGCCCATCTAACGGATACTGCGCCTGACATGGTGGTGACGCTTCAACCAGACGAAACACCAAATGTTTGGGATGTAGACTGCAAAGTTAAAATGACGCCAAGCTATGATGGCATTGTGGCTCAAGAAGCTGAGTTTGAACAATTGGCGCAGAAATTCAAAGGATACAATGACGGTTGGGGGATAGAAGCTTAA
- a CDS encoding fused MFS/spermidine synthase codes for MNSLWQNRLIYLLAFTSGFSIMGVELLGGRILAPFFGSSVHIWGSIITVFMLSLSIGYLLGGKLSMRAASLSRYGVIFLIAGILVFPITYIGNPVMEYIFIAIEDSRYGSLLASCALFLLPTIVLGMISPYSVRLLVTHHHESGQVAGKLYFVSTLGSALGTIITSFYLVLYFEVDQIITTFSLTLACLGMVAITLGRQQLSANSEKSNGAIHEG; via the coding sequence ATGAATAGCCTTTGGCAAAACCGGCTTATTTACTTACTCGCGTTCACTAGCGGGTTTTCTATTATGGGCGTTGAATTACTGGGCGGTAGAATACTAGCGCCATTTTTTGGCAGTAGTGTACATATTTGGGGCAGTATTATCACCGTGTTCATGCTGAGTTTATCGATAGGCTATTTACTGGGCGGTAAATTGTCGATGCGAGCGGCGTCTTTGTCACGCTATGGTGTTATTTTCCTTATCGCCGGTATCTTAGTATTCCCTATCACTTATATTGGCAACCCGGTGATGGAGTATATATTCATAGCGATAGAAGATAGTCGATACGGCTCTTTGCTTGCCTCGTGTGCATTATTTTTACTGCCCACTATCGTGCTTGGTATGATTTCCCCTTATTCAGTGCGGCTGTTAGTTACCCATCACCATGAAAGTGGTCAGGTGGCAGGTAAGCTCTATTTTGTCTCAACACTAGGCAGTGCACTCGGCACAATAATTACGTCGTTTTATTTGGTTTTGTATTTTGAAGTGGACCAAATCATTACAACCTTTAGCTTAACGTTGGCGTGTTTGGGGATGGTGGCGATAACGTTAGGCAGACAACAATTATCTGCAAATAGTGAAAAAAGTAATGGTGCTATCCATGAAGGTTAA
- a CDS encoding GNAT family N-acetyltransferase produces the protein MIVENANKADYAEMLAVWENSVRATHDFISEADIAFFKPIIIEQAFPHVLLKLVRDEHGSILGFLGVHEGKIEMLFILNRARGQGVGTLLLQYAINSLNAETVDVNEQNPKAVGFYQSNGFEVIARSPLDDMGKPFPILHMRRSQPNKPH, from the coding sequence ATGATAGTAGAAAACGCAAACAAAGCTGATTATGCTGAAATGCTCGCTGTATGGGAAAACTCTGTCCGCGCCACCCATGACTTTATTAGCGAAGCCGATATAGCATTTTTCAAACCGATTATTATTGAGCAAGCATTTCCCCACGTCCTTTTAAAGCTGGTCAGAGATGAGCACGGCTCAATACTAGGCTTCTTAGGGGTTCACGAAGGCAAAATTGAAATGTTATTTATTCTAAATCGCGCACGAGGCCAAGGCGTAGGCACCCTATTGCTGCAGTACGCGATTAACAGTTTGAATGCTGAGACGGTTGATGTGAATGAACAAAACCCGAAGGCCGTAGGATTTTATCAATCTAATGGCTTTGAAGTCATTGCTCGTTCACCGCTTGATGATATGGGAAAACCCTTTCCGATCTTGCATATGCGACGTAGTCAACCCAATAAGCCTCACTGA
- a CDS encoding DUF4136 domain-containing protein, which yields MVKHFLVLCLLLLAGCSAPKVAKVKYQEIFDFSTIQKYSLYKRDDEFNEWQLISDATRNDIEFAIENALDGQGFVYSSLEDSDVVITYHLVSGRVSGLKKYNHGVNYCSYCLVNATTGSRADKLAIGPGHIIIDAVNARTKRSIWRSGYPLNIKAKDNSRVAQDKIHHVIALMLSGLGNPKLPLQKS from the coding sequence ATGGTTAAACATTTCTTAGTACTTTGTCTTCTCTTGCTTGCTGGTTGCAGCGCGCCTAAGGTGGCCAAAGTTAAATATCAGGAAATCTTCGATTTTTCTACGATCCAAAAATACAGCCTTTATAAACGCGATGATGAGTTTAATGAGTGGCAGCTAATCAGTGATGCGACACGCAATGACATTGAATTTGCAATAGAAAACGCACTTGATGGTCAAGGATTTGTCTACTCTTCGCTAGAAGACTCTGATGTCGTGATCACCTATCATTTAGTTAGCGGCCGAGTATCAGGACTAAAAAAATACAACCATGGCGTGAATTACTGCTCGTATTGCCTTGTCAATGCAACGACGGGGTCACGCGCTGATAAACTTGCTATTGGGCCGGGCCATATCATTATTGATGCTGTCAACGCTAGAACTAAACGCTCGATATGGCGTTCGGGCTACCCACTGAATATTAAAGCGAAGGATAATAGTCGAGTAGCGCAAGACAAAATTCATCACGTGATTGCTCTAATGTTAAGCGGCTTAGGCAATCCCAAACTTCCACTGCAAAAAAGTTAG
- a CDS encoding spermidine synthase has product MKVNYSLTILVVLVILIFTFSAQARVIHSERSLYRNILVEDTADLRCLKFNVKSRKTNQSCFLKSKPQELVFNYTKLMFSGLLINQSPKRILIVGLGGGTMSNTLHELFPDSVIDNVELDPAVTKVAREYFGFFENTKVKTITQDGRVYIKRALLKKQQYDWIILDAFNGDYIPEHLLTAEFLQETKGLLSEQGVLSANTFSNSRLYDHESATYAAVFDQFFSVNNSSNENRIIVAVKGELPEKSSLTKHIAPLQQRLKPYGVNVTRIFNSITTKQDWQQDTKILTDQFSPANLLNTQ; this is encoded by the coding sequence ATGAAGGTTAACTACAGCCTTACTATTCTCGTGGTGCTAGTCATACTGATATTTACTTTTTCGGCGCAGGCACGGGTTATTCATAGCGAGCGATCTTTATACCGCAACATCTTAGTTGAAGATACGGCAGATCTTCGCTGCCTTAAATTCAATGTCAAAAGCCGAAAAACCAATCAAAGCTGTTTTTTAAAATCTAAGCCACAAGAGCTGGTTTTTAATTACACCAAGTTAATGTTCTCCGGCCTACTGATTAACCAAAGTCCAAAACGAATTTTAATTGTCGGTTTAGGTGGCGGCACCATGTCAAACACACTGCACGAGTTGTTTCCTGACAGTGTAATTGATAACGTCGAACTCGACCCTGCGGTTACTAAAGTGGCGCGGGAATATTTTGGCTTTTTTGAAAATACAAAAGTTAAAACGATCACCCAAGACGGGCGTGTTTATATCAAACGCGCCTTGCTTAAAAAGCAGCAATACGATTGGATTATTTTAGATGCGTTTAATGGTGACTATATTCCAGAGCACCTCCTAACGGCAGAGTTTCTACAAGAAACCAAAGGCTTACTTTCTGAACAAGGCGTATTAAGTGCAAATACTTTTTCTAACAGCCGTTTATATGATCATGAATCAGCCACTTATGCTGCCGTTTTTGATCAATTCTTCAGTGTAAACAACAGCTCTAATGAAAACCGTATTATCGTTGCGGTCAAAGGTGAGTTGCCTGAAAAATCGTCTTTAACTAAGCATATCGCGCCATTACAACAACGTTTAAAGCCTTATGGCGTCAATGTCACTCGCATATTTAATAGCATTACAACTAAACAAGACTGGCAACAGGACACGAAAATATTAACCGATCAGTTTTCACCTGCGAATTTGCTCAATACTCAGTGA